From a single Okeanomitos corallinicola TIOX110 genomic region:
- a CDS encoding RNA methyltransferase yields MLTSLQNSLVKQIRKLHSTKERNKQNLFLLEGTHLLEAACAVAYPLETVCFTPQWQSTHPQLWDLACSCCDRVELVSEEVLAAIATTVQPDGVVATARRSEENQVPLTGLLLAVETLQDPGNLGTIIRTAAAAGASGLWLSDDSVDLDHPKVLRASAGQWFRLNKAVSQDLKATVEQCQQAGIQVIATLPTASFTYWQVDWRKPSLILLGNEGAGLSDDLAAMADTQVKIPLSPGVESLNVAIAAALMLYEAQRQNIYS; encoded by the coding sequence GTGCTGACCAGTTTACAAAATTCTCTAGTCAAACAGATACGTAAGCTACACTCGACTAAAGAGCGAAACAAACAGAATTTATTTTTATTAGAAGGAACGCATTTGTTAGAAGCAGCCTGTGCGGTTGCTTATCCTTTAGAAACTGTATGTTTTACTCCTCAATGGCAAAGTACACATCCGCAGTTGTGGGATTTAGCTTGTAGTTGTTGCGATCGCGTAGAGTTAGTTAGTGAAGAAGTTTTAGCGGCGATCGCCACAACTGTCCAACCTGATGGTGTAGTCGCAACTGCTAGACGCAGCGAAGAAAACCAAGTACCTCTAACTGGCTTACTTTTAGCAGTGGAAACTCTCCAAGATCCCGGTAATTTAGGAACGATTATTAGAACGGCTGCCGCTGCTGGTGCTTCGGGTTTATGGTTAAGTGATGATAGCGTGGATTTGGATCACCCCAAGGTCTTACGCGCTTCCGCTGGACAATGGTTTCGTTTAAATAAGGCTGTCAGTCAAGATTTAAAAGCGACAGTGGAACAATGTCAACAGGCAGGAATACAGGTAATTGCTACTTTACCAACGGCTAGTTTCACCTATTGGCAGGTAGACTGGCGTAAACCTAGCCTGATTTTACTGGGAAATGAGGGGGCTGGTTTGTCAGATGATTTAGCAGCAATGGCAGATACTCAAGTGAAAATTCCCCTGAGTCCAGGGGTTGAGTCCTTGAATGTGGCGATCGCCGCAGCTTTAATGTTATACGAAGCTCAAAGACAAAATATTTATAGCTAG
- a CDS encoding AAA family ATPase: MISNLPVLIQQMLQPGFYPHAVAEPIELIQTHASYVLLTGDYVYKIKKPVNFGFLDYSTLEKRQYCTNEELRLNQKGAGELYLEVLPITLAEEKYYLGGTGEIVEYAVKMRQFPQNFLFSELFAHDKLKEMHLEELGRIVAEYHKKTETNDYIRSFGEVSQIKLSFEENYQQSIKYIGDTQTEQQFRETKEYTDKFFAENSQLFTSRITNNYIRQCHGDLHLRNIAYWHDKIMLFDCIEFNEFFRFVDVMYDVAFTVMDIEARGRNDLANAFLNTYIEQTGDWEGLQVLPLYLSRQAYVRAKVTSFLLDDVNISANAKEAAKKTAAAYYRQAWEYTKAKPGQIILMSGLSGSGKSTTAKYLARQIGAIHLRSDAVRKHLAGIPLLQRGGNEIYTPEMTQKTYSKLLTLGITLANQGWKVILDAKYDRQHLRQEAINQANQHQLPIKIIYCTAPVEVLQERLVNRTGDIADATSDLLFSQLNQAEAFTETEKTYLKILDTTKSKEEQLQELILATK, translated from the coding sequence ATGATATCAAACCTTCCAGTCCTAATTCAACAGATGTTACAACCAGGATTTTATCCCCATGCTGTAGCAGAACCCATAGAACTAATTCAAACTCATGCTTCTTATGTCCTACTAACTGGAGATTATGTTTATAAAATTAAAAAACCTGTGAATTTTGGATTTTTAGACTACTCCACCTTAGAAAAAAGGCAGTATTGTACTAATGAAGAATTACGCCTAAATCAAAAAGGTGCAGGGGAATTATATTTAGAAGTTCTACCCATCACCCTCGCAGAAGAAAAATATTATTTAGGGGGAACAGGGGAAATCGTCGAATATGCTGTCAAAATGCGACAATTTCCCCAAAATTTTCTGTTTAGTGAACTCTTTGCTCACGATAAACTAAAGGAAATGCACTTAGAAGAATTGGGTCGTATCGTAGCTGAATATCATAAAAAAACAGAAACAAATGATTATATTCGTAGTTTTGGAGAAGTCTCACAAATCAAATTAAGTTTTGAAGAGAATTATCAGCAAAGCATTAAATATATTGGTGATACCCAAACTGAACAACAGTTTAGAGAAACAAAAGAATATACAGATAAATTTTTCGCTGAAAATTCCCAATTATTTACGAGCAGAATTACCAACAACTATATTCGTCAATGTCATGGAGATTTGCACCTGAGAAATATTGCTTATTGGCATGACAAAATCATGCTTTTTGACTGTATAGAATTTAATGAATTCTTTCGGTTTGTAGATGTAATGTACGATGTAGCATTTACAGTCATGGATATAGAAGCCAGAGGTAGAAATGACCTAGCCAACGCCTTCTTAAATACATACATAGAGCAAACCGGAGATTGGGAAGGTTTACAGGTATTACCATTATATTTAAGTAGACAGGCTTATGTCAGAGCAAAAGTTACATCCTTTTTATTAGATGATGTAAATATCTCTGCTAACGCCAAAGAAGCAGCAAAAAAAACAGCAGCTGCATATTATCGCCAAGCGTGGGAATATACTAAAGCTAAACCAGGACAAATAATTTTAATGTCAGGGTTATCAGGTTCTGGTAAAAGTACAACAGCTAAATATTTAGCTCGTCAGATAGGAGCAATTCACCTGCGCTCAGATGCAGTGCGAAAACACCTAGCGGGAATTCCCCTATTACAACGAGGTGGAAATGAAATATATACACCAGAAATGACACAAAAAACTTATAGTAAATTATTGACATTAGGAATTACACTAGCTAATCAAGGCTGGAAAGTAATTTTAGATGCTAAGTATGATCGTCAACATTTACGCCAGGAGGCAATTAATCAAGCTAATCAACATCAATTACCTATAAAAATTATTTACTGTACAGCACCAGTAGAAGTATTGCAAGAACGGCTTGTAAATCGTACAGGTGATATTGCAGATGCAACATCTGATTTATTATTTTCCCAACTTAATCAAGCAGAAGCTTTTACAGAGACAGAAAAAACCTATCTAAAAATATTGGATACAACTAAATCGAAAGAGGAGCAATTACAAGAGTTAATTTTGGCGACAAAATAA
- the murA gene encoding UDP-N-acetylglucosamine 1-carboxyvinyltransferase: MPPPVDSSVLQICGGHTLHGHVRISGAKNSALVIMAGVLLCSGDCRIRNVPLLADVERMGQVLSALGLSLSREGDILDVNAREISTSKAPYELVTQLRASFFAIGPILARLGVAQMPLPGGCAIGARPVDLHVRGLQAMGAEVQIEHGICNAYVPGNNNRLKGAKIYLDTPSVGATETLMMAATLADGETILENAAREPEVVDLANFCNSMGAKIQGAGTSTITITGVEKLHSTDYTIIPDRIETGTFLLAGAITRSELLLSPVAPEHLIPVIAKLREIGIPIVEEGKDCLRVLPAEKLKATDIDTLPHPGFPTDMQAPFMSLLTLAEGDSIINESVFENRLRHASELNRLGADIRVKGNTAFVRGVPMLSGAPVIGTDLRASAALVIAGLAAEGQTSIQGLNHLDRGYDRLDMKLQQLGAKIIRVNEVLTDAES; this comes from the coding sequence TTGCCACCACCAGTAGACTCCTCAGTCTTGCAGATTTGCGGTGGACATACTTTGCACGGTCACGTCAGAATTAGCGGAGCAAAAAATTCAGCATTAGTGATCATGGCTGGTGTTTTACTTTGCTCAGGAGATTGTCGCATTCGTAACGTTCCTCTTTTAGCGGACGTAGAAAGAATGGGGCAAGTTTTATCTGCTTTAGGTTTGTCATTAAGTAGAGAAGGCGACATTTTAGATGTTAACGCCAGAGAGATCAGCACATCCAAAGCGCCCTATGAACTTGTTACCCAACTGCGAGCCAGTTTTTTTGCCATTGGTCCGATTTTGGCAAGACTGGGAGTAGCGCAAATGCCATTACCGGGAGGTTGTGCCATTGGTGCAAGGCCTGTTGATTTGCACGTCAGAGGACTGCAAGCCATGGGTGCAGAAGTGCAAATAGAACATGGTATTTGTAATGCCTATGTCCCCGGTAACAATAACAGACTCAAGGGAGCGAAAATTTACTTAGATACTCCTAGTGTTGGCGCGACCGAAACCTTAATGATGGCAGCTACCTTAGCCGATGGAGAAACCATCCTAGAAAATGCTGCCAGAGAACCAGAAGTAGTTGATTTAGCTAACTTCTGTAATTCTATGGGGGCAAAAATTCAAGGTGCAGGAACAAGTACCATCACCATAACTGGTGTGGAAAAACTACATTCCACCGACTACACAATTATTCCTGATCGGATTGAAACCGGGACTTTTTTACTCGCCGGTGCAATTACCCGTTCAGAACTGTTATTGTCGCCAGTAGCACCAGAACATTTAATTCCCGTGATTGCCAAACTGCGAGAAATTGGTATACCCATTGTTGAGGAAGGTAAAGACTGTTTGCGGGTTTTGCCAGCTGAAAAACTCAAAGCCACAGACATTGATACCTTACCCCATCCAGGTTTTCCCACGGATATGCAAGCGCCGTTTATGTCATTGTTAACCTTGGCAGAAGGTGACAGCATCATTAATGAATCTGTGTTTGAGAATCGTCTGCGTCATGCTTCGGAGTTAAATCGTTTGGGTGCAGATATTCGCGTTAAAGGTAATACTGCCTTTGTCCGTGGTGTACCAATGTTATCAGGCGCACCAGTTATAGGCACGGATTTGCGGGCATCTGCGGCCTTAGTCATAGCCGGACTAGCAGCAGAAGGGCAAACTAGCATCCAGGGACTAAATCATTTAGATCGTGGCTATGATCGATTAGACATGAAGTTGCAACAATTAGGCGCGAAAATTATCCGTGTCAATGAAGTATTAACTGATGCAGAATCATAG
- a CDS encoding M48 family metallopeptidase, with product MSLVKTSLIGLKADSFRHPLDLEATKTLKQIPGIDMMVRNLLGPMAEQVFYVENIASSVLVGEKQLPDLHKLLLDACKVLDIEPPQLYVRQHPAPNAYTFAMRGKQPFVVLHTSLIDMLTPEEVQAVIAHELGHLKCDHSVYLTPVNLLILAAAIVPNVGAVLAQTLQAQLLEWVRCAEFTCDRAALLATQNPKVVMSVLMKLAGGSPTLAPQLNLDAFVAQARAYDDISKTELGVMVKEARTAQLSHPVPVLRAREIDRWASSTEYHKLLQNHGFKDKTETAPKGGWRNW from the coding sequence ATGTCTTTAGTGAAAACTTCTCTAATTGGTTTAAAAGCTGACTCATTTCGTCATCCTCTAGACTTGGAAGCGACAAAAACTCTCAAGCAAATTCCAGGTATAGATATGATGGTAAGAAATTTGTTAGGCCCAATGGCTGAACAAGTTTTTTATGTAGAAAATATTGCTTCTAGTGTTTTGGTGGGGGAAAAACAATTACCTGATTTACACAAGTTATTGTTAGATGCTTGTAAAGTGTTGGATATTGAACCACCTCAGTTATATGTCCGTCAACATCCTGCTCCTAATGCTTATACTTTTGCGATGCGGGGAAAACAACCGTTTGTAGTTTTACACACTTCCTTGATTGATATGCTGACACCAGAGGAAGTGCAAGCGGTAATTGCCCATGAATTGGGACACCTTAAATGTGATCATAGTGTTTATTTAACACCTGTAAATTTATTAATTTTAGCCGCAGCAATTGTACCTAATGTGGGTGCGGTTTTGGCACAAACTTTACAGGCACAGTTATTAGAATGGGTACGTTGTGCGGAATTTACTTGCGATCGCGCGGCCTTATTAGCTACCCAAAACCCTAAAGTGGTAATGTCTGTACTAATGAAGTTAGCTGGCGGTTCTCCCACTTTAGCACCTCAATTAAATCTTGATGCTTTTGTTGCCCAAGCTCGTGCTTACGATGACATCAGTAAAACTGAATTGGGTGTAATGGTTAAAGAAGCCCGTACTGCCCAATTAAGTCACCCAGTCCCTGTATTACGTGCTAGGGAAATTGACCGTTGGGCAAGTAGTACCGAATACCACAAACTACTGCAAAATCACGGTTTTAAAGATAAAACTGAAACTGCACCCAAGGGAGGTTGGAGAAATTGGTAA
- a CDS encoding thermonuclease family protein: protein MNQHIVKFLTKTGIVLIVISLIGCDNFFSSPSNIVERVSDGDTISVRDTDNQKFTVRFACVDAPEIPHTNKEKNSRRVRDKNQFSWGLKAQKRLTELVKQGGDRVNLDIIENDQYGRKVAEVRLKDGTFIQQVLLKEGLVKVYRTYLNKCPSKDILQQAETQAKQQKVGVWSDKKFVDPWEYRKLSKVN from the coding sequence ATGAATCAACATATTGTTAAATTCCTCACTAAAACAGGTATAGTTCTGATTGTTATTAGTTTGATAGGATGTGATAACTTTTTTTCTTCACCTAGTAATATTGTGGAAAGAGTTAGCGATGGTGATACAATTTCAGTTAGAGATACGGATAATCAGAAATTTACAGTCCGGTTTGCTTGTGTAGACGCACCGGAAATACCCCACACCAATAAAGAAAAGAATAGTAGAAGAGTAAGAGATAAAAACCAATTTAGCTGGGGGTTAAAAGCACAAAAAAGGTTAACAGAACTGGTGAAACAGGGAGGAGATAGAGTTAACTTAGATATTATTGAAAATGATCAATATGGTAGAAAAGTAGCAGAAGTAAGATTAAAAGATGGCACTTTTATTCAACAAGTTTTGTTAAAAGAAGGTTTAGTAAAAGTTTATCGTACTTATTTAAATAAATGTCCCAGTAAAGATATACTCCAACAAGCAGAAACCCAAGCCAAACAGCAAAAAGTGGGAGTTTGGAGTGATAAAAAATTTGTTGACCCTTGGGAATATCGAAAACTGAGTAAGGTGAATTAG
- a CDS encoding transposase, whose protein sequence is MKTLKFKLYEHKRSKHLKRMINAAGVIYNHCIALHKRYYRIWGKHLNCAKLQSHIAKLRKRNSFWQLVGSQAVQDICQRIDKAYQLFFKHNKKGVRPPEFKKVKKYKSLTLKQAGYKFLGRNRVKIGKRVYQFWKSREIEGKIKTITIKRTALGEMFMVIVVDNELEPEIKSTTGKIAGFDFGLKVFLTCSDGTKIDSPEFLKQSLNAIKKASRYHSKKLKGSHNRERARKNLVRKHEDVCNKRRDWFWKLAHTLTDKFDVLCFETLNLKGMQRLWGRKISDLAFGEFLQILEWVAQKKNKQVVYINQWYPSSKTCSVCGHILESLDLAIRQWRCPSCNSFHGRDENAAKNIQMVEASTIGLGDVRLAMPAIAV, encoded by the coding sequence ATGAAAACACTGAAGTTTAAGTTATATGAACACAAAAGGAGTAAACACCTCAAACGGATGATTAACGCCGCAGGGGTGATTTATAACCATTGTATTGCTCTACATAAACGGTACTACCGAATATGGGGCAAACACTTAAACTGTGCAAAACTTCAGTCACATATTGCTAAGTTAAGAAAACGTAATTCGTTCTGGCAATTAGTAGGCTCTCAAGCAGTACAAGATATCTGCCAGAGAATAGATAAGGCATACCAATTATTCTTCAAACACAACAAGAAAGGAGTAAGACCACCAGAGTTTAAGAAAGTTAAGAAATATAAATCTTTAACTCTTAAACAAGCTGGCTATAAATTCTTAGGTAGGAACAGGGTAAAGATTGGAAAAAGAGTATATCAATTTTGGAAATCTAGAGAAATAGAAGGAAAGATTAAAACAATAACCATAAAGCGTACTGCATTAGGTGAAATGTTTATGGTTATTGTAGTTGATAATGAGTTAGAACCAGAAATCAAATCAACGACTGGTAAGATAGCGGGGTTTGATTTCGGTTTAAAAGTTTTCCTAACTTGTTCTGATGGGACTAAAATTGATTCTCCAGAATTTCTAAAACAATCTCTAAATGCTATCAAGAAAGCTAGTAGATATCATTCCAAAAAACTAAAAGGATCACATAATCGTGAACGAGCTAGAAAGAACTTAGTTCGTAAACATGAAGATGTTTGTAACAAAAGACGTGATTGGTTTTGGAAACTAGCTCACACATTAACTGATAAGTTTGATGTTTTATGTTTTGAAACTTTAAACCTCAAAGGTATGCAACGTCTTTGGGGTAGAAAAATATCAGACTTGGCTTTTGGTGAGTTTTTGCAAATACTAGAGTGGGTAGCCCAGAAGAAAAATAAACAGGTAGTTTATATAAACCAGTGGTATCCATCCAGTAAAACTTGTTCTGTTTGTGGACATATTTTAGAAAGTCTAGATTTGGCGATTAGACAGTGGCGTTGTCCATCATGCAATTCTTTTCATGGACGTGATGAAAATGCGGCTAAAAATATTCAAATGGTTGAGGCATCAACCATTGGGTTAGGCGATGTGAGACTGGCCATGCCAGCAATTGCTGTTTGA
- the rplI gene encoding 50S ribosomal protein L9 produces MAKRVQLVLTKDVSKLGQSGDLVDVAPGYARNYLIPQSLATHVTPGILRQVERRRELERQRQLELQQQAQEQKAAIEKVAKLTIAKQVGENEAIFGTVTTQDVVDAIQAATNQEIDKRGITIPDINHLGTYKAEIKLHSEVTAQIEVEVVAS; encoded by the coding sequence ATGGCCAAACGAGTGCAGTTAGTATTAACAAAAGATGTGAGCAAGCTAGGGCAATCCGGCGACTTAGTGGATGTAGCTCCCGGCTATGCTCGTAACTATCTAATCCCCCAGAGTTTAGCTACTCACGTTACTCCCGGTATTTTAAGACAAGTAGAGCGCCGTCGTGAACTAGAACGTCAACGCCAACTAGAACTCCAACAACAAGCACAAGAACAAAAAGCAGCCATAGAAAAAGTTGCTAAATTGACAATTGCTAAACAAGTAGGTGAAAACGAAGCTATCTTCGGTACAGTAACCACCCAGGATGTAGTAGATGCAATTCAAGCAGCTACCAATCAAGAAATTGATAAACGTGGTATTACCATCCCTGACATTAATCACTTGGGTACATACAAAGCAGAAATCAAACTGCATTCCGAAGTAACAGCCCAAATAGAAGTAGAAGTTGTTGCCAGCTAA
- a CDS encoding adenylosuccinate synthase has translation MANVIVIGSQWGDEGKGKITDLLSRSADVVVRYQGGVNAGHTIVVQGQTFKLHLIPSGILYPDTECIIGCGTVIDPQVLIQELEQLEQLNISTANLLISETAHVTMPYHRLIDKASEERRGSHKIGTTGRGIGPTYADKSERTGIRMLDLMDPDGLREQLEWTINYKNTILEKLYNIPPLDPKKVIEEYLGYAERLRPFVVDTSIKIYDAVQKRRNILFEGAQGTLLDLDHGTYPYVTSSNPVAGGACVGTGVGPTMIDRVIGVSKAYTTRVGEGPFPTELDGEIGDLLGDRGAEFGTTTGRKRRCGWFDAVIGRYAVRINGMDCMALTKLDVLDELEEIKVCVAYEIDGERCEHFPTSSRQFARCRPIYKTLPGWQVSTTECRNLEDLPKQALDYLKFLAELMEVPIAIVSLGASRDQTIIVEDPIHGPKRALLQADGTPVSV, from the coding sequence TTGGCTAACGTCATTGTCATAGGCTCTCAATGGGGCGACGAAGGAAAAGGTAAAATAACTGACTTACTCAGCCGCTCCGCAGATGTGGTGGTACGTTACCAGGGGGGTGTTAACGCTGGACACACAATAGTAGTCCAAGGTCAGACATTTAAACTGCACTTAATCCCCTCTGGTATACTATATCCAGATACTGAATGTATCATCGGCTGTGGGACAGTTATTGATCCACAGGTTTTGATACAAGAACTCGAACAACTTGAACAATTAAATATTTCTACTGCTAATCTGCTCATATCTGAAACGGCTCATGTTACCATGCCTTATCATCGTTTAATTGATAAGGCATCAGAAGAACGTCGGGGAAGTCATAAAATCGGTACAACTGGTAGAGGTATTGGTCCTACCTACGCTGACAAATCCGAACGGACAGGCATCAGGATGTTAGACTTGATGGATCCAGATGGATTACGAGAACAGTTAGAATGGACCATTAATTATAAAAACACAATTTTAGAAAAGTTGTATAACATACCTCCCCTTGACCCCAAAAAGGTAATTGAGGAGTATTTAGGTTATGCAGAAAGATTACGTCCTTTTGTGGTGGACACATCAATTAAAATATATGATGCGGTACAAAAACGACGTAACATTTTGTTTGAAGGCGCACAGGGAACTCTGCTGGATCTAGATCATGGGACTTATCCTTATGTGACTTCTTCCAATCCTGTCGCTGGTGGTGCTTGCGTGGGTACTGGTGTAGGGCCAACAATGATAGACCGGGTAATTGGCGTATCCAAGGCATACACTACTAGAGTAGGAGAAGGCCCATTTCCTACAGAGCTAGATGGGGAAATTGGCGATTTATTAGGCGATCGCGGTGCAGAATTTGGCACAACTACAGGGAGAAAACGCCGTTGTGGTTGGTTTGATGCTGTGATTGGACGTTATGCAGTCCGCATTAATGGCATGGATTGTATGGCTCTGACTAAACTAGATGTCCTCGATGAATTAGAGGAAATTAAAGTTTGTGTAGCTTATGAAATAGACGGTGAACGTTGTGAGCATTTCCCCACTAGCTCCCGTCAATTTGCTCGCTGTCGTCCCATTTATAAAACTTTACCAGGTTGGCAAGTATCAACTACTGAATGCCGTAACTTGGAAGATTTACCAAAGCAAGCATTAGACTATCTAAAATTCCTGGCAGAATTGATGGAAGTCCCGATTGCGATCGTTTCTTTGGGAGCAAGTCGTGATCAAACTATCATTGTGGAAGATCCCATCCACGGGCCAAAACGCGCTCTATTGCAGGCAGACGGTACACCAGTTTCTGTTTAG
- the coaBC gene encoding bifunctional phosphopantothenoylcysteine decarboxylase/phosphopantothenate--cysteine ligase CoaBC, producing the protein MLSSINPKSKKVIIAICGGIAAYKVCELVSTLFKSGVEVRVILTNSAQEFITPLTLATLSRHQAYTDNDFWQPIYERPLHIELGEWADLIVIAPLTANTLAKLNYGMADNLLTNTVLASTCPVLLAPAMNTDMWEQVAVQRNWQQLLTDNRFYGMKTGSGLLACDRIGAGRMAEPEEIFVNIQSLLHTQGKQDLTGKRVLISAGGTREYLDPVRFIGNPSTGKMGLALAQAALHRGAKVTLVHCPASWNVPLGVKGISVISAAEMQQVMLKQLGNADIIIMSAAVADVKPRDYSAEKLPKCALPENLPLAPVPDIVAELGKIKQPQQLLIGFAAQTGDIITPAKEKLQRKKLDAIVANPIDKVDSGFGSENNQAVLIDKAGNEREIPHCSKLEMAHYLFDFVVGNL; encoded by the coding sequence ATGCTATCATCCATAAATCCTAAATCTAAAAAAGTTATTATTGCTATTTGCGGCGGTATTGCTGCCTATAAAGTCTGTGAATTAGTTTCTACTTTGTTTAAGTCTGGGGTAGAAGTAAGAGTTATTCTCACCAATTCTGCTCAAGAATTTATCACTCCTTTAACTTTAGCTACTTTATCCCGTCATCAAGCCTATACAGATAATGATTTTTGGCAACCTATTTATGAGCGTCCTTTACATATAGAATTAGGTGAATGGGCAGATTTAATAGTCATTGCGCCTTTAACTGCTAATACTTTAGCTAAGTTAAACTATGGGATGGCTGATAATTTATTAACAAATACCGTCCTTGCTTCTACCTGTCCTGTGTTATTAGCACCTGCCATGAATACGGATATGTGGGAACAGGTGGCAGTACAAAGAAATTGGCAGCAGTTATTGACAGATAACAGATTTTATGGTATGAAAACGGGTTCTGGGTTGTTAGCTTGCGATCGCATCGGTGCTGGAAGAATGGCCGAACCTGAAGAAATATTTGTTAACATTCAATCGTTATTACATACCCAAGGAAAGCAAGATTTAACGGGAAAGCGGGTTTTAATCAGTGCTGGGGGAACAAGAGAGTATTTAGATCCGGTGCGGTTTATAGGCAATCCTTCAACGGGTAAAATGGGATTAGCATTAGCACAAGCAGCATTACACAGAGGTGCAAAAGTTACATTAGTCCATTGTCCAGCAAGTTGGAATGTACCTTTAGGAGTAAAAGGGATTTCTGTAATTAGTGCAGCGGAAATGCAGCAAGTAATGTTAAAACAGTTAGGCAATGCAGATATAATAATTATGTCTGCGGCGGTTGCAGATGTGAAACCGAGGGATTATAGTGCAGAAAAATTGCCCAAATGCGCGCTTCCTGAAAATTTACCCCTAGCACCAGTACCGGATATAGTCGCTGAACTGGGGAAAATTAAACAACCCCAGCAATTATTAATAGGTTTTGCAGCACAAACCGGGGATATTATCACACCTGCAAAAGAGAAATTACAAAGAAAGAAATTAGATGCAATTGTAGCGAATCCTATTGATAAAGTTGATAGTGGTTTTGGGAGTGAAAATAATCAAGCAGTGTTGATAGATAAAGCAGGAAATGAAAGAGAAATTCCTCATTGTTCTAAGTTGGAAATGGCGCATTATTTGTTTGATTTTGTTGTTGGTAATTTGTGA
- a CDS encoding DUF2555 domain-containing protein: MTTLSISKKDIAAMSATDVEDLANRLELDNYSNAFEGLNDWHLLRAIAFQRPELVEPYIYLLDLEPYDEG, encoded by the coding sequence ATGACAACTCTAAGCATTTCCAAAAAAGATATTGCTGCTATGTCAGCAACAGATGTAGAAGATTTGGCCAACCGTCTGGAATTGGATAACTATAGTAATGCTTTTGAGGGTTTAAATGATTGGCATTTACTGCGAGCGATCGCGTTTCAGCGGCCAGAGTTGGTTGAGCCTTATATCTATCTTTTAGATTTAGAACCCTATGATGAAGGCTAG
- the rplY gene encoding 50S ribosomal protein L25, which yields MAIAVESQKRPEGSKPKALRRSGLIPANLYGHNGTESISLVIEAKTVERLLKQAAPNKTEVVLNIPELEWSGSTVIREVQVHPAKGTPYHLSFFATKA from the coding sequence ATGGCGATCGCAGTTGAATCTCAAAAACGTCCAGAAGGTAGCAAACCTAAAGCCCTACGTCGTTCTGGTTTAATCCCCGCTAATTTGTACGGACACAATGGTACAGAGTCAATTTCTTTAGTAATTGAAGCTAAAACCGTTGAGCGTTTACTTAAACAAGCAGCACCTAATAAAACTGAAGTTGTACTTAATATCCCTGAACTTGAGTGGAGTGGTTCAACTGTTATTAGAGAGGTGCAAGTACACCCAGCTAAAGGTACACCTTATCACCTTAGCTTCTTTGCAACTAAAGCATAA
- a CDS encoding alpha/beta hydrolase — MTLDFIRISPKTETTPSALVVTLHGWGANAQDVESLSSYFQLPDCEFLFPNAPYPHPSVNTGRAWYDLEDENYQGLSESRQMLIDWLQSIESNTGVPLSRTILSGFSQGGAMTLDVGLTLPLAGLVVMSGYPHPDIANLKKDNFPPTLIMHGRQDQVVPLSAAIKAREVTQSLGVEVDYHEFDAGHEINLQMLEILRTFVIKTINKS, encoded by the coding sequence ATGACCCTAGATTTCATTAGAATTTCTCCAAAAACAGAAACAACCCCATCAGCTTTAGTTGTGACTTTACATGGTTGGGGTGCAAATGCTCAGGATGTAGAATCTTTATCCTCTTATTTTCAATTACCTGATTGTGAATTTTTGTTTCCCAATGCACCTTATCCACATCCATCAGTTAACACAGGTAGAGCTTGGTATGATTTAGAAGATGAAAATTATCAAGGATTGTCAGAAAGTCGGCAAATGTTGATAGATTGGTTGCAATCTATAGAAAGTAATACCGGAGTTCCTTTATCACGAACTATTTTGAGCGGGTTTTCTCAAGGTGGAGCGATGACTTTGGATGTGGGATTAACTTTACCTTTGGCGGGTTTAGTCGTCATGAGTGGGTATCCACATCCCGATATTGCTAACTTAAAAAAAGACAATTTTCCACCGACATTAATTATGCACGGCAGACAAGATCAAGTTGTACCATTGTCGGCTGCAATCAAAGCCAGAGAAGTAACCCAGTCATTAGGAGTAGAGGTAGATTATCATGAATTCGACGCAGGACATGAAATTAATTTGCAAATGTTAGAGATATTGCGAACTTTTGTTATTAAGACAATTAACAAGAGTTAG